ataattatataattataattgacatgcaatgttatattagtttcaggtgcacagcacAGTGATCTGGTATTTttgtacattacaaaatgatcaccttGATAGCTCTAGTTACTATCTGTCACAGATAAAGCTATTACGATATTATTAACTATCAtctctatgctgtacattacatcctcatgacttatttattttataactggaagtttgtacctcttaatcccctttacctattttgcccatccccctgcccctctctcagcTGGCAATGACCAGTCTGATCTATGTGAGAGGATACAGATGTCTTTAAGACTCCGAGTTACTCCCATGGGTAGCTTCTCTATTGAAATCAAGATTCGTAAGCAAGAATGCTCGAGGTCATTTCTCCTAACTTGTTTTAAGCATGGTATATATCTattaaagtcttttttattttatgttttttctcctTAGCTTTATAAATGTGTTCATATAATTCTAGGAACAAATAATGAACGATATTCTTGTAATAGGTGAAATATCCATATCTGTGTTTCTATTTTGTCAAAGTAGACCAGTCCTgcaataaatgaatttatttatgatatctatgtgtgtctgtctgtctctgtctacCTAGTGAGATTGAAAATAGCCAAATCTAGTAAGAGTAATGAAGAAATCCCAGTACAGTGTTTCCCAGAGAACAGTGTATAATTAAGCCTTTGTTATTCGTGGATAATCATCAAGATTATGCtcataaaataagtatttccaTATGCGTTCATGGTCTTAGGAATGTTGATGACTTTCAGAGTGATTTGGGGTCATTATTAAGCTAATGAGAACTTCTTCAATTGAATTTCTTTTCTATGCCTTTTTTACTCTCATTTGTAAGCTTTTGTTAGTTTACcaactaaaaaatgaaacaattcacTAAAGtttgaattctctttctttttggttttataaCTTTTTTGCAGTGGGACCCTATACCGactcaaaataatatttgtaaaggagaaaaacaacaaaagataaTTCATGAACTACACTAGAAACATAAATCATTCCGTCTAGAAACCTGCTATAAAGAATgacatagaaaaacaaaaatcaatgttAAATTAGGAAGCAAATCGAGAGCCCTGGAGTCCCATTGTAGTTCTAcctttttttgatttttagagCCAGAATCCTGTATGTGGTCAAGGATTGACTTTGTGAAGGGGAAAGGAGCAAAGGGTTGAGTTCCTAAGTACTCTAAAACTCCACGCTGAATTTTGATTATATcgaattttttacattttcagggGAGGTAGAGAGAAGTTTCATTGCTTTACTTACATATTCATAGAAATCACCACAAAATGGTGAAGAACCACTGGATATAGAGTAACCAGAGTtacaagaaatagaaatttcctCTTTTGactcatgtaaaaaaaataaatttaaagatgtttgtttcctttcctttcgtTTTCTCTAATTCTGTCTTTGATGAATTTAATGTTCTTAGAGTTATTTTCTCAAACATACAGAAATGAACAACTTAGAACACATCTTGGTCTCACAAATCAGCAAAAGGATGCCATAAACGTTTAGCACGATATTTCTGAAAGCAAGGGTAAGAGTGGTGGGGCTGCACAAGACAGAAAATGGTATGGAGTAGAAGCACCTTCCTACCCTTGAGCCCGCTGCTGGGCCTTTTAGCTGCCATTGTCATTCTGGATGATTGGAAGAAGGTCAGCTGCCAAACATcatggaaaaatcagaaaatccttGCAGGATGTTCAAATCATTTACCTAAGTTGGCAAGGGAAGAGGGCACACAGCAGGAGGGTGAGTCAAAGAAACATATGAGTTGCTTTCTCAACTCATCCAATGCCTTGTCCTCATATCTTCTCTCAGCAGCTGCTTTTATCGGCTACTTCAGAGAAACGTGGAAAGCCCCCATAATGCACCTCGTGAGttctgccaaataaatgaaattctggCAGAAGCAGTAAGGGGAAACATGCTCCCCAGCTGGCATTCAGCTTAAGGATAAAGTTTGATGGTCGTCATATATCTTCTGTCACTTCTTTGCCTTCTCCATAGCAAGACTTagagatttatatttaaattcaagaatCCATTTTAACCTTCTTAAAAAATACACGGGTCATTAAGTATTTTTCGAGTCTCTCttgtgaaatttgtttttttttttaattgctcagtttctttccagaaaatattttcaaatactgtGTGTTCCGAGCAGATACATTTTGTAGCTATCTTTGTGCAAAAattttttataccttttataCCTTATGCAGATATATGTCTCAAATTAAACTCATACCCCTTTTTCTTTGGCTCTCATGATGACTTTTGATAACTTTAGAATTAAAATCCTTTCAGTGTGACTCATGTGAAATGAGAGGATCGTAGGACAGGTTTAACAGTTTCAGGCTTTCTCGATATCTGgcaaatatatagtaatatacaCAGATTACTTTTGCAaagaaattgttttctatttatgtAATGCTTATGGGAGCAGAGCAAAAGTATTGTTTGTatctattacattttaataaacaggattttttaaattctgggcCCCAGATCAAAAATTCGAAAGAAGTCTTTTAGTATGGTTTTAACACAACCTTTATCCGAAAGCTCCTTCTGAGCAATGAAgaatctgcttttcttcctttctttctttctttctttctttctttctttctttctttctttctttctttctttctttctttttctttccttccttccttccttccttccttccttccttccttccttctttctttcttccttcctttaaagattttatttatttatttgacagagagagagacagccagcgagagagggaacacaagcagggggagtgggagaggaagaagcaggctcccagtggaggaacctgatgtggggctggatcccagaacgccgggaccacgccctgagccgaaggcagacgcttaaccgctgtgccacccagtgcccctgcttatctttctttttaaactatgcTTATGTTTATTTAGACCTTTTGACCGATTCTGTAACATTAGACAACACTAAGACATTGGAATGGGTACGGGCTTTGGTCTCTAATACAATTCCTTACATTTAGTCACAGAGAAGGAAGCTAAAGTGAATCACAAGACTACACACTAGACACAAGATTTAGATTCTGGTTGTAGATATGGCTCAGAAAGAACGGACTGCAGGTTAAGCACACATCTGACTAAAAGATTATATGATGTTTCATATGATTCTAAGTCCAAATGACTCCATCATTTTTATAAAccattcactggtgaattttcttcaagttttaaaTTGCGGTTTCTCTATTCAAGCTAACTAGTTATAATAACGGGGAGGAACAACTAATGACTTTGCTAATGGGAGGAGGAAAAGTGGAAACAACAACCAGAAGCAACATCTTCCCATAAAAAAGATACCATTTTTATCACAGAGAACACAAGTGATAGCACTGTTGGGCCAGTATAGTAATATTAAAAACAGTTGTCATCTTAGCTGTATATTTGCTTCAAGAGTAAGAAATATTTCATCTCAAGCTGCTCTTAGGTAATTACGTTTGAGGCAAAATAATATTGCAAATAAGGCACTTAAGATTTTTGAATGTACATGTGCCAGaaacaattaaatatttaaaaaaacagagtaCATAATAGACAAGAAAGGGGTAAAGTTATTTTACTGGTTCAACTAAactgaacaaaaagaaacagatacaaaTCACTAAGAAATTATTCAGTATACTTTAATTGCAATTATAAAGAATTCCACAAAATAAACTTGAATTTAAGCACAAGTTTTACAAGCTAATAGATTATTATTTGGGTTAagcattaagaataaaaataaaacttcactcTAGAGATTGAATTTGCAGCTATGTTGCCTTGCTAGTattgaaataaatgtgtttcttaGGGATTGTTTTACTGGATTATGTCAGAAGCAGGGCAGTGTTCCTTGAGAAAGAAGACGTTCCTTCCTGGTCCCATCAGAATGAAGCTCTCACTATTCTGTCATTCAGAGGCTGGGGTGGTCGGTTGTTGCGCTGCATGGGGACAGCCTTGTCACCTTCAACAGTCGATAGAAGGCTTCGGAACTGTGCCAGCTGGGAGGCAGGATGAAATAGTTATCAGAGGCTATTGAAGTTACACAAAACACTTTATTTCTAGTATTATTAATGCACTGATATTTAGAAAACTAAGTTGCTGATTTTAGTGGTCTCACCAATGGGAAGGGAGGAAGTCAAACCTTCCTTCACATTTATTCGAACGAGGTATTTGGTTTAGCTTATTAGTGATGGGCTGGATTAGAAGGCCAACTCTCTCAGAATTGTCAACTGGGCTACCTTAGGTGAAAGATGTTCTGCctcttgcctcagtttccatacAGTAAAATTACAGGAACATTGACTATACTCACTgcgctgtgccttttatccccatgacttattcatttcacagctctacctcccactccccttcctctattatgcccatccccccaccccttcccatctggcaaccatcagcttgttctcagCATTTACATCCTATTCTGCTAAAAATCTAGCCCATTTAGAGTAACTTAAGCTACGGCTGAAGGCTTATTTTGTGAAGCCAAAATGCGTGATAATTTATCAGCTCTCAGAATAAACACTTTCCCACCCCAAATATACCCCTACCTTTTACTTAAAATGTCACCTTATTAAAAAAACCTGTCATTAAATGTAGACGAATTTTTAAGAGTTCCACAAACACGTCAACTGGCCTAGAAAACTACTGACTCCACTGAAAGCGAAAATAGTGATTGCACCTGAAAAAAAATTGGCGTGCCCTCAACATTGCACTACAAATCATAGATTTAATatagataaaattttatatgGATAGAGTAGTGTGAAACAGACTTCTTAAATAGCTGAcaggaaaaatattaaacactGTCAGCTATTTACATTGGGTCGTGGTGAAGATTAAATGGGTTAGTACATATAAAGTTCTCAGAATGGTACACAGCATGTGGCATATGCTCAGAAGCATCTGTTACCAGGAGGCTCCGGACATTGCCTGTCCTATAGGTTTGTTACGAGAATTGGCTGACAAAACCTTTGTAAGGCACCTAACAAAGGGAGTTGCTCAATCAATGGTagttattattatcataattataaaCAATAATTAAAGACATATTTTGTTGGATAGCTAATAACTAGAGcttcaaaaaagaacaaaaaccctTCGTCAGCTCTTGGGGTATGTCAGTTTCAAGCCATACTTCCCCAAAGTCTTAGTAGAACTTCCAGTAGcaatcttttctttgtttctgaaacTTTTAGGAAGACACTTAACAAGGTTGGATTTATCCTGAAGAAGGTGGAAAAGATAGCAGGAGGTTCAGAAtctcatagtttttttttcctatataaagtaaaaagcagtatgataatacacatttttttttgattATTCAATAGACCTATGTCAGAAATGAGTCTTTTTCAGTAGGAACGGAAAACAAACTCCTCAAAAATCTATTTGAAACCATAATGCCCCCAATAACACTACGAATTGAAGTGATATTATGGCTTTGTACTCCCAATTTCCACTCTTCCATCTTTGACACTCTACCTGTTGTGGGCTGATACCGATTTTTTCCTTACAGATGATCCAGGTTACACTCTCATGAAGGGGAGGATGAGTTAGAGAGCCAGAGTAGGTCCAGTAATCCAGGGATgaaggaaggagagcagaggggtCAAAATTTGTGAATGGGGCTCGTTtgttctggaagaaaaaagaaaataatatatcaatatacCATGATTTAAAATACCtacatcatatacatatattatacctATGGTATATTATCTTGGCATATATATTGTCTTGATATTTTAGCTgagaatttaattaatttttcctaTATAGTAAACACTGCTGTGTTTATAGATATAAACAGTAAAAGTAATAGAAGACTGAAAATTTGCTACACTGACATTTTGACCAAataatctccttccttcctcttctggttGAACATAAACAAAggttaaaaagtttttaaataatctatcCTCTCTAAAAGATATTTCACTTccagaataaaacatttattgtttctttaggAATGAGGCCGGATACTGTTTCAGTGGCAAAACCATCACTGACATGCATATTGGTTATGTTTTAACCTTATTctatttattcctattttctattttgattgTTTGTGAGTGGCATATTAATGGTGTCTCAAAAGAATGCCCTTAACTCCTGCATTTTTGTACTGCTCAAGAAACAGAtaatttcctttgtgaaatgggaaaaaaatcacgTTTTAGTTggatatactttttaaagaaaatttaaatggcTATGGAACCTATTCTCTAGGCTTCATGCTGCtgaaatagacacacacacacacacacacacacacacacacacacaactgggaaaaagaaaagaacaaaacaaaacaaatacctgAGTCAGAGACCTTCTCAGAAGTGAGCAATATCTAGTTGTACCTTGATTTTCAGATTGGTAGCTTTTGCTCTAGCCTTCCTACTCCCCActtcaaatatgtatttaaatgatTTCAGCAGTTCTGTGGACTCCTGTTTCTCTGATTTTAAACCAGTGTATTTAGTCTACTGACCTTGGTTTTAACTGCGTTTAGGGCATCAAGTACTTTCTGCAGTCTTGGGTTGGCCTCATCAacctggagattaaaaaaaacaaaaatgtgagtTAGAAATTGTTATAAAGTCAAactacggggcacctgggtggcacagcggttaagcgtctgccttcggctcagggcgtgatctcggcgttatgggatcgagccccacatcaggctcctctgttgggagcctgcttcttcctctcctactccccctgcttgtgttccctctctcgctggctgtctctatctctgtcaaataaataaataaaatcttaaaaaaaaaaaaagtcaaactatgtatagctttttttttttttcccaattaaaaaCAGTAACTGAAGAAGGGTAAGGTATTTTCTGTCTGCTTTAGGAGAGGGAATTTTGCTGGGCGTATGTCCTTGCGGTGGGCCCTTGTCCTCTATAAATTGTTCATAGCGTGTAACCACTGTCAGCCTAAAAACGAGAAACCAGCTCTAGAGGCAAAGCATTTATTTGACATcaaagaattgcaattcagggTACACAGATTGGGGTAGAAACCCAAAGAGCATTCCCGTTACAGGACATAGACTCAGGGTTTTTATAGAGGAAAAGGAAGACCATGTAAGTGGTTTTGAGTAGAGTTCATTGGTGCTACAAGCAGGATGGGATTCTTACTTCACTGATAGGTCAGATGAAGTGGTCACTATGCAAAAGTTCACTTTTTTCGGATCTCTCAAATAGGATTTTCTTGTTCTTGCTGACTTCTCGGAGTGTTGGTGGTTTGGCCCATTTCAAAGGTTCAGAAAGCAGGGTGTGCAAGGCAGTTCTCCTGCAATGGCTACTATGGCTCCATTTTAAAATGGTTCTGTGCATGTCATTTTTCACAGCACAGAGAAAGTGGCAAACAAAAAGCTCAGTTTTAATTTAATATGGCAAGATATTTAAGGATATACAAGTCAAAATCCAGGAACTTAGCAAAAGTGTGACCCAAGCACAACCTTTTACTTTCGGCCTGCTTTATTAGTTATAATTGgtgtggtgtgttgtaagtgtttGATAAAGGTTAGCTAGAATTACTATAATTCCAAAAGTTAGCCACCTAAGTGTGATATTTATAATGAGAAACATGTTTATGACACAGAGCTCCTAGAACCCTTGGAATTTCCGAAGTGATGACCCTGATAAAGgcgtcttttgttatgttaattagGGGACTTTTGGACTGACTCCAAGAAtgagggctggttgccaggagaagcaaccatgtgattagagggttggaactttcagttctACCCTCAGAACTCTGGGAATGGGAGAGGGGTAGGGGCATGAGCTTGAATCAATTGCCAATGGCCAATAATTTAATCATCGTGTGCATAATGAAGTCCccataaaaccccaaaagaaCTGGGTATAGAGAGTTTCCAGATTCGTGAATTCGGGGAGATACAGGGAAAACAGTGTGCCTGGAGAGGGCAAGGAAGCTCTTTgcctttccccataccttgccctatgcatcttttccatttggccagtcctgagttgtatccttgtATAGTTAACTAGTAATCAATAAGTAAAacgtttctctgagttctgtgagctgtgcTAGTAAATTAATCAAACCTCTTCAAACCCAAGGAAGAAGTCAgaggaacctctgatttatagtcaGTGGGGCAGAAGCCCAGCTAACAACCTGGGTTTGAGACTGACATCTGAAGTAGGGTGGGGGAACTGTAGTAATCTTGCAAGTCTGAACCCTTAGCCTGCGGAACCTAATGCTATCTCTgtgtagacagtgtcagaattgagttgaattcctGGACACTCTGCTGGTGTTCAAGAGTTGCTTgttagaggtgggggagggacggggaaACTGCATATCGGAATTTGGTGGGTAGAACCCAAAAGGCCCAGTTTAATAATAACTTCCCTACAGAACTTTTAGGGACACTCCTATAGAGGATTTAAACAACATCTGCCATTTTAAACATTCACTGAACCTTCTTTATGGAACAACAATCCTCTTAATATTTTTCCCTGATGATATattaaattgataaattcctGAACCTAGGAAGTAGGAAGTTTAGAGGAAAGGGAAtttggaaaatctggaaaatagaaACTCCCTCCCACTCCAACACTTTCCTATTCTATCTCTACCTGAAACTTAACTCTCTCTTAAAAAGGGAAAAGCCAAGAGAAAACAGTAGCAAAGTACAGTAGCCATTAGTAAAATGGAaccttttcaaaaagaaagactcaaatatctttctgctttattttatactattttgaTGTTTGGTAAGAAATAGTGTCAGCCGAGCTCTATAACTCTGTAACTCACCTTCATCAAAACACCGATAATTGCCAAACCATCGGCCTGTGAGATAGCTTCGGCAAAGCTGGAGTACTTTGCAGAATTCCAGTGAACTAGGTGAAACTAAAAATGATAATGTGGTCAATTAGTTATTGATGCCATTGTAAAGACAAAACGTTATAAATTAACTATTACTATATGAAGACATATCTTGGCTTAGATAACATTTAGGTGAACCTTCATCCAGCGGATGGGAAGGGCTACATTCTTGCTCTTCAGAAGGGTTATACACATTGAGTAGAGCAAGCAATTTTCAATTTCCATGGAACCAGAGAGTAAAATTTCTTTTCCGAAAATATCTTAACTTTTCAATATTACTCCTTTTTAAAAGCTGCTTTGGTATGAAAAGATCAGGAATTCCAACTAACTAGTtttcaacaaaactgaaataacTTCTGTCAGGCGAGGTCCTTTTTAGTAACTTTATGGGAAGGGGTTCCTGGAGAGTCTAGGAGTCTTGGCCAAGAACACATTTTCTCAAGCACATCTAGACACCTGTCAAATCCTTATCTCTAGCCTAACTTCTCTGCGGAACTCTAGATCCGAATATCCAATGTGTATGTATGACATCTTCATAACTTCTTGATATCCCCACATGGATGTCTAACAGGTATCTCAAACTTAATATGGCCAagtacaactcttgatttcctccTTGCCAAACCCGTTTCATTTGGAAGAGGTACCACTGTTTGATTGAGCCTGATTGCTCAATCAAAAAGTACAACAGTTATCATTAATTTCTGACTTTCCCCACTTATCAGTAGCCATCTCTCAGCACATCTTACTTGGTTCACATCTTCAAGTCTTTGCATTAAGTGCTGATTTTCTTTGTAATGTCCTTCCCCATAATCTGTCAATGGCAGCCTTTTGTCTTGAATTAGGGCTGAACACAAATGCCACTACTGAAAGAATCCTTTTCTGACCACCCAATGTAAAATGTTCATCTGGTCAATTGTATCACTTTAAGTTAACTAATTTTCTACATACCATTTCCTTaatctctctcgcttgctctctctctcttgcttttcttcctctctcctcctccttccttccccccaacTCCAGCTCTCCCCCCCATTCTCCCTTCTGTCCTCAGTTGCATGTTGAATTTTGTGGCTGTGTGCCTCTCATCTCTAgcctggattatttttatttttcttaacttagATGAGGCAATCACTGACTTAGATGTCTTAGATGCAACCAGATATGCCTCTAAAAAGATAGTATTAATTTAGGCTCCCAGGCCATTTGACTTTAGTCTACTTTCAGTTTtttgagggagaaaggaaagaaacatttaatgGATTTCTGTAGTATTAAAAGTTATTAGCCAAGCTTTACAATGTAACATAACGccaattatatttatgtaaaattcccaaatcttctattaaaataaaaaatgcacataCCCTGTAGCCTAGCAATCCCTCTTATAAAAACATCTGCCCCACTTATGTGCTTTCACTAGAGCATAAGGTATATGGACAGAGGTATTTGTTGAAGCACATTTTGGTAAAAGTAAAAAAACCAATGGAATAAAAAGCAAAGGGCATTGTAATTGTCCATCTGTGAGGGCCAGTTAAATAAATTCCGATATATTCatacattgaaataaaatttaaagaatgagAATTAAAAGAATGAGGTAGAATTACTCTGTTGACTTGGAAAATGATTATGATAAATTGGTAAGTAGGAAAAAAGGCACAAAACTACATGTATTACAAATTCATTttgtaaaagtaaaacaaaaagtcaGCCTGTATATatgggtacatatatattttatattcatacatATAAAGAGCAAAATGTCTTCTCCTTCAATCTCTCAGAGGCTTTGTTGACAGTTTGATGtaaatattcttgatttttctgtgtaTATACAGACAAAACGTCTTGAGAGGGATCACAGACTTCCATGTGAGGGCAATTCAAGAGGCTGGAGGTTGGTGGCCTACAGCAGGAATCCTCAGACCCTCATTTAGGCATACACTACTCTCTGTGTCCATTCCTGTGATTAAACGTGCACTCTTGGTAGAGTCTTACTGAAGTGTTCCAGCCTGGCCACACCCATGCCATCAGTGTGTCCAAACTCAAACACTTGAATAAGAAGCAAATGGTGTGGTTAGTTTAGAGTCAGAGCTTTAAAGGAGAGCAGCACCTCCTCTTGAGGCTAGCCTGATGTTAAGGTAACGGTTATTTGAGCCATTTTGAAGACAGAGATGATTCTTGGGCTCAGGAGCTCAACTCCAAGTTGCATTTTTCACATGAAAAATTTCCTCCAATTAC
This genomic window from Ursus arctos isolate Adak ecotype North America unplaced genomic scaffold, UrsArc2.0 scaffold_6, whole genome shotgun sequence contains:
- the CA1 gene encoding carbonic anhydrase 1 isoform X1; protein product: MTSSDWGYDDKNGPEQWSKMYPIANGKNQSPIDIKTSETKHDTSLKPLSISYDPATAKEIINVGHSFHVNYEDTDNRSVLKGGPLSESYRLYQFHFHWGSTNDYGSEHTVDGVKYSGEFHLVHWNSAKYSSFAEAISQADGLAIIGVLMKVDEANPRLQKVLDALNAVKTKNKRAPFTNFDPSALLPSSLDYWTYSGSLTHPPLHESVTWIICKEKIGISPQQLAQFRSLLSTVEGDKAVPMQRNNRPPQPLNDRIVRASF
- the CA1 gene encoding carbonic anhydrase 1 isoform X2; translated protein: MTSSDWGYDDKNVLKGGPLSESYRLYQFHFHWGSTNDYGSEHTVDGVKYSGEFHLVHWNSAKYSSFAEAISQADGLAIIGVLMKVDEANPRLQKVLDALNAVKTKNKRAPFTNFDPSALLPSSLDYWTYSGSLTHPPLHESVTWIICKEKIGISPQQLAQFRSLLSTVEGDKAVPMQRNNRPPQPLNDRIVRASF